A part of Amphiprion ocellaris isolate individual 3 ecotype Okinawa chromosome 16, ASM2253959v1, whole genome shotgun sequence genomic DNA contains:
- the LOC111585656 gene encoding aftiphilin-like isoform X2 → MEPDVVPLHSSSPPPLGDDGDGELGTEDDEFGDFGGFSCSPLGSAEATEPPPPSLKPATHQTTCSFNQTVEQSQPTSTVNLESDRSQTDMEGQDCNATSSLHLTNGFTERHHDSGAHSAAIVGACSAEEETGFADFTVFTDQAAHPWCCGFSPMASSEQWDGRAGGTNLSLGGQICSSGQDVVMESEPRSHCAHKANKNVKNCENRDAARAQPSQDHHQPQDAATALDFPSGEEELDESGDAERERRFGLNSLQISEVEMEEEAESKDHSVSSVLQRLGMYESASEDLASFGDDLSFEGVSADLEPNVSSLDQTDWDRTDDEDEELELSDSFVDSRTGNLSHPESERGFHHCDQHATQETCATSNQSQPGVHTEGSSADGGSEHHRDQEIVQTADAGVQILGNLPPSDSFADFCSAPTQDDGQSWAEFKDQSTRVEGKAWPQIREPVSRLQIDEDTEEDQDGEGQHGGSRRNSCQQLLQTSFPEVMVSAVEGEEELLGLGALLQARHLSEEEEAAPELSGALWIHEEMLSPHRDVHSAVGLQFQWGGSHTNRTLLRCLGVDTRNIVFIGTKKQPVTVPAFASGLGMLEPTKDSVLTVGCPGHSAVSAQAPPGRRDIPDPSTHSVQEELPSSQLDWSSRGLSSSQDGTSPRRAPHFWGRK, encoded by the exons ATGGAGCCTGACGTTGtcccgctgcactcctcctcccctcctccgcTGGGTGATGACGGCGACGGGGAGCTGGGAACCGAGGATGACGAGTTTGGGGACTTTGGGGGATTTTCCTGCTCCCCTCTGGGCTCTGCTGAAGCCACTGAGCCGCCTCCTCCCTCCTTAAAACCAGCCACACATCAAACCACCTGCAGCTTTAATCAAACAGTTGAACAATCTCAGCCCACATCCACTGTGAATCTGGAGTCAGACAGGAGTCAGACGGACATGGAAGGGCAGGACTGTAATGCTACATCTTCTTTGCACCTCACAAATGGCTTTACTGAAAGACACCATGACTCTGGGGCTCACAGTGCTGCTATAGTCGGTGCTTGCTCTGCTGAGGAGGAAACAGGGTTCGCTGATTTCACTGTGTTCACCGATCAGGCGGCACATCCCTGGTGCTGTGGCTTCTCTCCCATGGCCAGCAGCGAGCAGTGGGACGGCAGGGCAGGAGGGACAAACCTCAGCCTGGGTGGACAGATCTGTAGTTCAGGACAGGATGTTGTCATGGAGTCTGAGCCCAGATCTCACTGTGCACATAAGGCGAATAAAAACGTCAAGAACTGTGAGAACAGAGATGCAGCACGTGCACAACCATCTCAGGACCACCATCAGCCTCAGGATGCTGCCACAGCTTTGGATTTTCCATCTGGTGAGGAGGAGCTAGACGAGTCTGGGGACGCTGAGAGGGAAAGGAGGTTTGGTCTTAATTCTCTACAAATCTCTGAGGTTGAGATGGAAGAAGAGGCAGAAAGTAAAGATCATAGTGTTTCCAGTGTCCTGCAAAGACTGGGTATGTATGAGTCTGCCTCCGAGGACCTGGCGTCCTTCGGTGATGATCTGTCGTTTGAGGGAGTTTCTGCAGACTTGGAACCAAACGTCTCGTCCCTGGATCAGACGGACTGGGACCGaactgatgatgaggatgaagaaCTGGAACTTTCTGACTCGTTCGTTGACAGTAGGACAGGAAACCTCAGCCATCCAGAGTCAGAGAGGGGCTTTCATCATTGTGATCAACATGCGACTCAGGAAACTTGTGCTACCTCCAACCAGTCCCAGCCTGGAGTTCATACAGAAGGCAGTTCTGCTGACGGTGGTTCTGAGCATCACAGGGACCAAGAAATCGTCCAAACAGCTGACGCAGGGGTGCAGATTCTGGGAAACCTCCCACCGAGTGACAGCTTTGCTGATTTCTGCTCAGCGCCCACGCAGGACGATGGACAGTCGTGGGCGGAGTTCAAGGACCAGAGCACACGAGTAGAAGGAAAAGCCTGGCCTCAGATCAGAGAGCCAGTCAGCAGGCTGCAGATCGATGAGGACACCGAGGAGGATCAGGATGGGGAGGGACAGCATGGAGGCAGCAGGAGGAACAGCTGCCAG cagctcctgcagACCAGTTTTCCAGAGGTGATGGTCTCGGCTGTAGAAGGTGAGGAGGAGCTGCTCGGCCTGGGTGCTCTGCTTCAGGCCCGACATCTCtctgaggaagaggaagcagcACCAGAACTCAGCGGTGCTCTGTG GATTCACGAGGAGATGTTATCTCCACACCGGGACGTCCACAGTGCCGTGGGCCTCCAGTTTCAGTGGGGTGGTTCCCACACTAACAGGACTCTGCTTAGGTGCCTCGGCGTGGACACCAGGAACATT GTGTTCATTGGCACCAAGAAGCAGCCGGTGACTGTGCCTGCTTTTGCATCGGGTCTG GGAATGCTTGAGCCCACCAAAGACTCTGTGCTGACTGTCGGTTGTCCAGGACACTCAGCCGTCTCAGCACAAGCACCTCCAGGGCGCCGAGACATACCGGACCCCTCAACGCATTCAGTGCAG GAGGAGCTCCCTTCCAGCCAGCTGGACTGGAGCAGCCGTGGCCTTAGCAGCTCTCAGGACGGTACGTCCCCTCGCCGAGCCCCTCACTTCTGGGGTCGGAAGTAG
- the LOC111585656 gene encoding aftiphilin-like isoform X1: MEPDVVPLHSSSPPPLGDDGDGELGTEDDEFGDFGGFSCSPLGSAEATEPPPPSLKPATHQTTCSFNQTVEQSQPTSTVNLESDRSQTDMEGQDCNATSSLHLTNGFTERHHDSGAHSAAIVGACSAEEETGFADFTVFTDQAAHPWCCGFSPMASSEQWDGRAGGTNLSLGGQICSSGQDVVMESEPRSHCAHKANKNVKNCENRDAARAQPSQDHHQPQDAATALDFPSGEEELDESGDAERERRFGLNSLQISEVEMEEEAESKDHSVSSVLQRLGMYESASEDLASFGDDLSFEGVSADLEPNVSSLDQTDWDRTDDEDEELELSDSFVDSRTGNLSHPESERGFHHCDQHATQETCATSNQSQPGVHTEGSSADGGSEHHRDQEIVQTADAGVQILGNLPPSDSFADFCSAPTQDDGQSWAEFKDQSTRVEGKAWPQIREPVSRLQIDEDTEEDQDGEGQHGGSRRNSCQASLSCRVQQLLQTSFPEVMVSAVEGEEELLGLGALLQARHLSEEEEAAPELSGALWIHEEMLSPHRDVHSAVGLQFQWGGSHTNRTLLRCLGVDTRNIVFIGTKKQPVTVPAFASGLGMLEPTKDSVLTVGCPGHSAVSAQAPPGRRDIPDPSTHSVQEELPSSQLDWSSRGLSSSQDGTSPRRAPHFWGRK; encoded by the exons ATGGAGCCTGACGTTGtcccgctgcactcctcctcccctcctccgcTGGGTGATGACGGCGACGGGGAGCTGGGAACCGAGGATGACGAGTTTGGGGACTTTGGGGGATTTTCCTGCTCCCCTCTGGGCTCTGCTGAAGCCACTGAGCCGCCTCCTCCCTCCTTAAAACCAGCCACACATCAAACCACCTGCAGCTTTAATCAAACAGTTGAACAATCTCAGCCCACATCCACTGTGAATCTGGAGTCAGACAGGAGTCAGACGGACATGGAAGGGCAGGACTGTAATGCTACATCTTCTTTGCACCTCACAAATGGCTTTACTGAAAGACACCATGACTCTGGGGCTCACAGTGCTGCTATAGTCGGTGCTTGCTCTGCTGAGGAGGAAACAGGGTTCGCTGATTTCACTGTGTTCACCGATCAGGCGGCACATCCCTGGTGCTGTGGCTTCTCTCCCATGGCCAGCAGCGAGCAGTGGGACGGCAGGGCAGGAGGGACAAACCTCAGCCTGGGTGGACAGATCTGTAGTTCAGGACAGGATGTTGTCATGGAGTCTGAGCCCAGATCTCACTGTGCACATAAGGCGAATAAAAACGTCAAGAACTGTGAGAACAGAGATGCAGCACGTGCACAACCATCTCAGGACCACCATCAGCCTCAGGATGCTGCCACAGCTTTGGATTTTCCATCTGGTGAGGAGGAGCTAGACGAGTCTGGGGACGCTGAGAGGGAAAGGAGGTTTGGTCTTAATTCTCTACAAATCTCTGAGGTTGAGATGGAAGAAGAGGCAGAAAGTAAAGATCATAGTGTTTCCAGTGTCCTGCAAAGACTGGGTATGTATGAGTCTGCCTCCGAGGACCTGGCGTCCTTCGGTGATGATCTGTCGTTTGAGGGAGTTTCTGCAGACTTGGAACCAAACGTCTCGTCCCTGGATCAGACGGACTGGGACCGaactgatgatgaggatgaagaaCTGGAACTTTCTGACTCGTTCGTTGACAGTAGGACAGGAAACCTCAGCCATCCAGAGTCAGAGAGGGGCTTTCATCATTGTGATCAACATGCGACTCAGGAAACTTGTGCTACCTCCAACCAGTCCCAGCCTGGAGTTCATACAGAAGGCAGTTCTGCTGACGGTGGTTCTGAGCATCACAGGGACCAAGAAATCGTCCAAACAGCTGACGCAGGGGTGCAGATTCTGGGAAACCTCCCACCGAGTGACAGCTTTGCTGATTTCTGCTCAGCGCCCACGCAGGACGATGGACAGTCGTGGGCGGAGTTCAAGGACCAGAGCACACGAGTAGAAGGAAAAGCCTGGCCTCAGATCAGAGAGCCAGTCAGCAGGCTGCAGATCGATGAGGACACCGAGGAGGATCAGGATGGGGAGGGACAGCATGGAGGCAGCAGGAGGAACAGCTGCCAG GCTTCTCTGTCCTGCCGTgtccagcagctcctgcagACCAGTTTTCCAGAGGTGATGGTCTCGGCTGTAGAAGGTGAGGAGGAGCTGCTCGGCCTGGGTGCTCTGCTTCAGGCCCGACATCTCtctgaggaagaggaagcagcACCAGAACTCAGCGGTGCTCTGTG GATTCACGAGGAGATGTTATCTCCACACCGGGACGTCCACAGTGCCGTGGGCCTCCAGTTTCAGTGGGGTGGTTCCCACACTAACAGGACTCTGCTTAGGTGCCTCGGCGTGGACACCAGGAACATT GTGTTCATTGGCACCAAGAAGCAGCCGGTGACTGTGCCTGCTTTTGCATCGGGTCTG GGAATGCTTGAGCCCACCAAAGACTCTGTGCTGACTGTCGGTTGTCCAGGACACTCAGCCGTCTCAGCACAAGCACCTCCAGGGCGCCGAGACATACCGGACCCCTCAACGCATTCAGTGCAG GAGGAGCTCCCTTCCAGCCAGCTGGACTGGAGCAGCCGTGGCCTTAGCAGCTCTCAGGACGGTACGTCCCCTCGCCGAGCCCCTCACTTCTGGGGTCGGAAGTAG
- the LOC111585656 gene encoding aftiphilin-like isoform X3, with the protein MEPDVVPLHSSSPPPLGDDGDGELGTEDDEFGDFGGFSCSPLGSAEATEPPPPSLKPATHQTTCSFNQTVEQSQPTSTVNLESDRSQTDMEGQDCNATSSLHLTNGFTERHHDSGAHSAAIVGACSAEEETGFADFTVFTDQAAHPWCCGFSPMASSEQWDGRAGGTNLSLGGQICSSGQDVVMESEPRSHCAHKANKNVKNCENRDAARAQPSQDHHQPQDAATALDFPSGEEELDESGDAERERRFGLNSLQISEVEMEEEAESKDHSVSSVLQRLGMYESASEDLASFGDDLSFEGVSADLEPNVSSLDQTDWDRTDDEDEELELSDSFVDSRTGNLSHPESERGFHHCDQHATQETCATSNQSQPGVHTEGSSADGGSEHHRDQEIVQTADAGVQILGNLPPSDSFADFCSAPTQDDGQSWAEFKDQSTRVEGKAWPQIREPVSRLQIDEDTEEDQDGEGQHGGSRRNSCQASLSCRVQQLLQTSFPEVMVSAVEGEEELLGLGALLQARHLSEEEEAAPELSGALWIHEEMLSPHRDVHSAVGLQFQWGGSHTNRTLLRCLGVDTRNIGMLEPTKDSVLTVGCPGHSAVSAQAPPGRRDIPDPSTHSVQEELPSSQLDWSSRGLSSSQDGTSPRRAPHFWGRK; encoded by the exons ATGGAGCCTGACGTTGtcccgctgcactcctcctcccctcctccgcTGGGTGATGACGGCGACGGGGAGCTGGGAACCGAGGATGACGAGTTTGGGGACTTTGGGGGATTTTCCTGCTCCCCTCTGGGCTCTGCTGAAGCCACTGAGCCGCCTCCTCCCTCCTTAAAACCAGCCACACATCAAACCACCTGCAGCTTTAATCAAACAGTTGAACAATCTCAGCCCACATCCACTGTGAATCTGGAGTCAGACAGGAGTCAGACGGACATGGAAGGGCAGGACTGTAATGCTACATCTTCTTTGCACCTCACAAATGGCTTTACTGAAAGACACCATGACTCTGGGGCTCACAGTGCTGCTATAGTCGGTGCTTGCTCTGCTGAGGAGGAAACAGGGTTCGCTGATTTCACTGTGTTCACCGATCAGGCGGCACATCCCTGGTGCTGTGGCTTCTCTCCCATGGCCAGCAGCGAGCAGTGGGACGGCAGGGCAGGAGGGACAAACCTCAGCCTGGGTGGACAGATCTGTAGTTCAGGACAGGATGTTGTCATGGAGTCTGAGCCCAGATCTCACTGTGCACATAAGGCGAATAAAAACGTCAAGAACTGTGAGAACAGAGATGCAGCACGTGCACAACCATCTCAGGACCACCATCAGCCTCAGGATGCTGCCACAGCTTTGGATTTTCCATCTGGTGAGGAGGAGCTAGACGAGTCTGGGGACGCTGAGAGGGAAAGGAGGTTTGGTCTTAATTCTCTACAAATCTCTGAGGTTGAGATGGAAGAAGAGGCAGAAAGTAAAGATCATAGTGTTTCCAGTGTCCTGCAAAGACTGGGTATGTATGAGTCTGCCTCCGAGGACCTGGCGTCCTTCGGTGATGATCTGTCGTTTGAGGGAGTTTCTGCAGACTTGGAACCAAACGTCTCGTCCCTGGATCAGACGGACTGGGACCGaactgatgatgaggatgaagaaCTGGAACTTTCTGACTCGTTCGTTGACAGTAGGACAGGAAACCTCAGCCATCCAGAGTCAGAGAGGGGCTTTCATCATTGTGATCAACATGCGACTCAGGAAACTTGTGCTACCTCCAACCAGTCCCAGCCTGGAGTTCATACAGAAGGCAGTTCTGCTGACGGTGGTTCTGAGCATCACAGGGACCAAGAAATCGTCCAAACAGCTGACGCAGGGGTGCAGATTCTGGGAAACCTCCCACCGAGTGACAGCTTTGCTGATTTCTGCTCAGCGCCCACGCAGGACGATGGACAGTCGTGGGCGGAGTTCAAGGACCAGAGCACACGAGTAGAAGGAAAAGCCTGGCCTCAGATCAGAGAGCCAGTCAGCAGGCTGCAGATCGATGAGGACACCGAGGAGGATCAGGATGGGGAGGGACAGCATGGAGGCAGCAGGAGGAACAGCTGCCAG GCTTCTCTGTCCTGCCGTgtccagcagctcctgcagACCAGTTTTCCAGAGGTGATGGTCTCGGCTGTAGAAGGTGAGGAGGAGCTGCTCGGCCTGGGTGCTCTGCTTCAGGCCCGACATCTCtctgaggaagaggaagcagcACCAGAACTCAGCGGTGCTCTGTG GATTCACGAGGAGATGTTATCTCCACACCGGGACGTCCACAGTGCCGTGGGCCTCCAGTTTCAGTGGGGTGGTTCCCACACTAACAGGACTCTGCTTAGGTGCCTCGGCGTGGACACCAGGAACATT GGAATGCTTGAGCCCACCAAAGACTCTGTGCTGACTGTCGGTTGTCCAGGACACTCAGCCGTCTCAGCACAAGCACCTCCAGGGCGCCGAGACATACCGGACCCCTCAACGCATTCAGTGCAG GAGGAGCTCCCTTCCAGCCAGCTGGACTGGAGCAGCCGTGGCCTTAGCAGCTCTCAGGACGGTACGTCCCCTCGCCGAGCCCCTCACTTCTGGGGTCGGAAGTAG
- the LOC111585654 gene encoding galectin-related protein B-like isoform X2 produces the protein MAVQAAESDGIVLKNVEEDHLNDSLGNPGLISPDKEDLSRLLTVPFSGRIRGGMRPGKKIIVMGIVDLEPDSFDVSLTCGRDSEKEDPQLDVALKLTARFTDRQFLRNARVSGKWTEEEASTAYFPFIPDQPFRIEIHCEHQRFRIFVDGHQLFDFYHKVKSLQSIDTVRIQGDLQITKLG, from the exons ATGGCGGTGCAGGCAGCGGAAAGCGACGGAATAGTG ctgaagaatgtggaggaggACCACCTGAACGACTCGCTGGGGAACCCCGGCCTCATCTCACCTGACAAGGAGGATTTATCTCGACTCCTG ACGGTGCCATTCAGCGGCCGCATCCGGGGCGGCATGAGGCCAGGGAAGAAGATCATAGTGATGGGCATTGTGGACCTGGAGCCAGACAG CTTTGACGTCAGCCTGACCTGTGGCCGCGACTCAGAGAAGGAGGATCCTCAGCTTGACGTGGCCCTGAAGCTCACCGCCCGCTTCACCGACCGCCAGTTCCTCCGCAACGCCCGAGTCTCTGGGAAGTGGACGGAGGAGGAGGCGTCCACCGCCTACTTTCCCTTCATCCCCGATCAGCCTTTTAGG ATTGAGATCCACTGCGAGCACCAGAGGTTCCGGATATTCGTGGACGGACACCAGCTCTTTGACTTTTATCACAAAGTAAAATCTTTGCAGTCTATCGACACGGTACGGATACAAGGAGACCTACAGATCACCAAGCTTGGCTAA
- the LOC111585654 gene encoding galectin-related protein B-like isoform X1, with product MAVQAAESDGILVLKNVEEDHLNDSLGNPGLISPDKEDLSRLLTVPFSGRIRGGMRPGKKIIVMGIVDLEPDSFDVSLTCGRDSEKEDPQLDVALKLTARFTDRQFLRNARVSGKWTEEEASTAYFPFIPDQPFRIEIHCEHQRFRIFVDGHQLFDFYHKVKSLQSIDTVRIQGDLQITKLG from the exons ATGGCGGTGCAGGCAGCGGAAAGCGACGGAATA ctggtgctgaagaatgtggaggaggACCACCTGAACGACTCGCTGGGGAACCCCGGCCTCATCTCACCTGACAAGGAGGATTTATCTCGACTCCTG ACGGTGCCATTCAGCGGCCGCATCCGGGGCGGCATGAGGCCAGGGAAGAAGATCATAGTGATGGGCATTGTGGACCTGGAGCCAGACAG CTTTGACGTCAGCCTGACCTGTGGCCGCGACTCAGAGAAGGAGGATCCTCAGCTTGACGTGGCCCTGAAGCTCACCGCCCGCTTCACCGACCGCCAGTTCCTCCGCAACGCCCGAGTCTCTGGGAAGTGGACGGAGGAGGAGGCGTCCACCGCCTACTTTCCCTTCATCCCCGATCAGCCTTTTAGG ATTGAGATCCACTGCGAGCACCAGAGGTTCCGGATATTCGTGGACGGACACCAGCTCTTTGACTTTTATCACAAAGTAAAATCTTTGCAGTCTATCGACACGGTACGGATACAAGGAGACCTACAGATCACCAAGCTTGGCTAA
- the LOC111585654 gene encoding galectin-related protein-like isoform X3: MAVQAAESDGINVEEDHLNDSLGNPGLISPDKEDLSRLLTVPFSGRIRGGMRPGKKIIVMGIVDLEPDSFDVSLTCGRDSEKEDPQLDVALKLTARFTDRQFLRNARVSGKWTEEEASTAYFPFIPDQPFRIEIHCEHQRFRIFVDGHQLFDFYHKVKSLQSIDTVRIQGDLQITKLG, translated from the exons ATGGCGGTGCAGGCAGCGGAAAGCGACGGAATA aatgtggaggaggACCACCTGAACGACTCGCTGGGGAACCCCGGCCTCATCTCACCTGACAAGGAGGATTTATCTCGACTCCTG ACGGTGCCATTCAGCGGCCGCATCCGGGGCGGCATGAGGCCAGGGAAGAAGATCATAGTGATGGGCATTGTGGACCTGGAGCCAGACAG CTTTGACGTCAGCCTGACCTGTGGCCGCGACTCAGAGAAGGAGGATCCTCAGCTTGACGTGGCCCTGAAGCTCACCGCCCGCTTCACCGACCGCCAGTTCCTCCGCAACGCCCGAGTCTCTGGGAAGTGGACGGAGGAGGAGGCGTCCACCGCCTACTTTCCCTTCATCCCCGATCAGCCTTTTAGG ATTGAGATCCACTGCGAGCACCAGAGGTTCCGGATATTCGTGGACGGACACCAGCTCTTTGACTTTTATCACAAAGTAAAATCTTTGCAGTCTATCGACACGGTACGGATACAAGGAGACCTACAGATCACCAAGCTTGGCTAA